From the Bdellovibrio reynosensis genome, one window contains:
- a CDS encoding cryptochrome/photolyase family protein, translating to MSMTLFWFRRDLRLHDNAGLFYALKENENVLPVFVFDSDILSKLDDEADARVTFIHETVTDLKQSLQKKGSDLVVRHGKPLEIFKELHGKLKFSAIYTNHDYEPYARQRDDQVLAWAKKQGIEFKTFKDQTLFEKDEILTEARKPYTVYTPYKRKVLANLDSFYLKSYPVETYESSFAKKPNPEKIISLKELGFTKSNLQFPSSEVPIKVIKNYAETRNFPALENGTTHLGVHLRFGTVSVRDLARTGKKYSETWLSELIWRDFFMQILWHFPEVETRSFRPEYDKIQWRNSKTDFNRWCEGMTGYPLVDAGMRELNATGTMHNRVRMVTASFLTKHLLIHWHSGERYFAKKLLDFDLAANNGNWQWAAGSGCDAAPYFRIFNPETQAEKFDPENEYIKKWIPELDTNKYPSPIIDHAEARGRCLQAFTKALKK from the coding sequence ATGTCTATGACTCTCTTCTGGTTCCGTCGCGATCTGCGTCTTCATGATAACGCCGGTCTTTTTTATGCTCTCAAAGAAAATGAAAATGTTCTTCCGGTTTTTGTGTTTGATTCAGATATTTTGTCAAAACTGGATGATGAAGCCGATGCTAGGGTGACTTTTATTCATGAAACTGTCACGGACCTCAAACAGAGTCTGCAAAAAAAAGGCAGCGATCTTGTTGTTCGGCACGGAAAACCTTTAGAGATTTTTAAAGAGCTTCACGGCAAATTAAAATTTTCCGCTATTTACACCAATCACGACTATGAGCCCTACGCCCGTCAACGCGATGATCAAGTCTTAGCTTGGGCAAAGAAGCAGGGGATAGAGTTTAAAACATTTAAAGATCAAACCCTTTTTGAAAAAGATGAAATTCTAACCGAAGCTCGCAAGCCTTACACCGTTTATACGCCCTACAAACGGAAGGTTCTGGCGAATTTGGATTCTTTTTATTTAAAATCATACCCCGTAGAAACCTATGAATCTTCTTTCGCAAAAAAACCGAATCCAGAAAAAATAATTTCCTTAAAAGAGCTGGGATTTACCAAGTCGAACCTACAATTTCCCTCTTCCGAAGTTCCTATTAAGGTCATAAAAAATTATGCGGAAACTAGAAATTTCCCTGCTCTTGAAAATGGCACAACTCACTTGGGCGTTCACCTGCGTTTTGGAACGGTCAGTGTGCGGGATTTGGCTCGCACGGGGAAAAAATATTCTGAAACCTGGCTGAGTGAATTAATCTGGCGGGACTTTTTTATGCAGATTCTATGGCATTTTCCTGAAGTGGAAACCCGCAGTTTCCGTCCCGAATATGATAAGATTCAGTGGCGCAATTCGAAAACCGATTTCAATCGGTGGTGTGAAGGAATGACGGGGTATCCCCTGGTCGACGCTGGTATGAGGGAACTCAACGCCACAGGGACTATGCACAATCGTGTGCGAATGGTGACAGCAAGCTTTCTTACAAAACACTTGCTGATTCATTGGCATTCTGGGGAACGCTACTTTGCAAAAAAATTATTGGATTTCGATTTAGCTGCCAATAATGGTAATTGGCAGTGGGCAGCCGGATCGGGTTGCGATGCAGCTCCGTATTTTCGTATTTTTAATCCTGAAACCCAAGCAGAAAAATTTGATCCGGAGAATGAATATATAAAAAAATGGATACCCGAATTAGATACGAATAAGTATCCTTCACCTATTATTGATCATGCCGAAGCCCGCGGTCGGTGTTTGCAAGCATTCACCAAAGCCCTGAAAAAATAG
- a CDS encoding (2Fe-2S)-binding protein — protein sequence MKLKAELAGRDYIEVDCEGEDLQKPGRVQKVSVLGCSEFMEMMRKMRRSFGNDIAKWPVPGGTDHSSLLLKEMILKLRGEWQFPYPHAEICHCRTVATETVDQAIIAGAHLTEVVTRQTNASTACGTCRPEVQKIIDYRLDKKSS from the coding sequence ATGAAATTAAAAGCAGAGCTTGCAGGTCGCGATTATATTGAAGTGGATTGTGAAGGTGAAGACCTTCAAAAACCCGGCAGAGTCCAGAAGGTTTCTGTCTTGGGGTGTAGTGAATTCATGGAGATGATGCGCAAGATGCGCCGATCTTTTGGTAATGATATCGCCAAGTGGCCCGTACCTGGGGGAACAGATCACTCTAGCCTTCTTCTAAAAGAAATGATTTTAAAGCTGCGCGGGGAATGGCAATTCCCGTATCCCCATGCTGAAATCTGCCACTGCAGAACCGTCGCCACAGAAACAGTGGATCAAGCGATTATCGCAGGAGCCCACTTAACAGAGGTCGTGACAAGACAGACCAACGCAAGCACCGCTTGCGGTACCTGTCGCCCCGAAGTTCAAAAAATCATAGACTACCGTCTGGATAAAAAATCGTCTTAA
- a CDS encoding TIGR01777 family oxidoreductase, with protein MKVLITGATGLLGREIGKVLAEHGHEIVVISRSLAKAREVLPFPCEVVLGDLSKGPIHDSRLEGIEGVINLMGEPVVSRWDSEKKAAIYNSRVEGTKHLIASLPSNLQVFVSSTAIGYYGNDHETIQHEENPPGDNFLAKVCIDWEKEISKAPGRKAIIRTGIVLSSHGGAMDQMLYPFRLGIGGPLGDGQQWMSWIHIKDIVGLFVFALENTHVTGPINGCAPNPVRNKEFSKSLANALGKSMGPSMPLFVLKLYFGEVSDVLTVSIRGSAERSKTLGYKFQYDDVNEALKDVCAPYQNGEDFYYAEQFIPDPPEKVFPFFKEAHNLEEITPPTLNFKIEKVSTSEITQGTLIDYTLKIRGIPAKWKTEIDEWQPPYKFVDNQLKGPYSLWRHTHEFRPFCGGTLLVDKVKYRLPLGQVGWIFASKLVSKDIDNIFSFRRKYIANMTVPRKG; from the coding sequence ATGAAAGTCTTAATCACTGGAGCCACAGGTCTACTTGGTCGCGAAATCGGAAAAGTTTTGGCAGAGCACGGCCATGAGATCGTCGTGATCAGCCGCAGCTTAGCCAAGGCCCGTGAAGTGTTGCCTTTTCCATGCGAAGTTGTTCTTGGGGACTTAAGCAAAGGGCCGATTCATGATTCTAGACTTGAAGGCATCGAAGGCGTCATCAATCTTATGGGTGAACCCGTCGTCAGTCGTTGGGATTCAGAAAAAAAAGCGGCCATTTATAATTCTCGCGTCGAAGGTACGAAGCATTTAATCGCTAGTTTGCCATCAAACTTACAAGTATTTGTTTCAAGCACAGCGATTGGATATTACGGCAATGACCATGAAACCATTCAGCACGAAGAAAACCCACCCGGCGATAATTTTCTAGCGAAAGTCTGTATCGATTGGGAAAAAGAAATCAGTAAAGCGCCAGGGCGTAAAGCCATCATTCGAACTGGTATTGTGCTTTCTTCCCACGGTGGAGCCATGGATCAAATGCTCTATCCGTTCCGCTTAGGTATTGGCGGTCCGCTAGGGGATGGTCAGCAGTGGATGAGCTGGATCCATATTAAAGACATCGTGGGTCTTTTTGTGTTTGCTTTAGAAAACACCCATGTCACGGGTCCTATCAATGGATGCGCGCCAAACCCCGTCAGAAATAAAGAGTTTTCAAAAAGCTTAGCCAATGCTTTGGGTAAGTCCATGGGTCCTAGCATGCCTCTGTTTGTTCTGAAGCTTTATTTTGGTGAAGTTTCGGATGTGCTTACCGTTTCTATTCGCGGTTCTGCAGAAAGATCAAAAACCCTGGGTTATAAATTTCAATATGACGATGTTAATGAGGCTTTAAAAGACGTCTGTGCCCCTTACCAAAACGGCGAAGACTTTTACTATGCTGAACAATTTATTCCAGACCCTCCAGAAAAAGTTTTTCCCTTCTTTAAAGAGGCTCACAATCTTGAAGAGATCACTCCGCCGACCTTGAATTTTAAAATTGAAAAGGTATCCACATCTGAAATCACGCAAGGAACCTTGATTGATTATACTTTAAAAATTCGTGGTATCCCGGCGAAATGGAAAACCGAAATCGACGAATGGCAACCGCCGTATAAATTCGTAGATAACCAGCTTAAAGGTCCCTACAGTCTGTGGCGTCACACCCACGAATTCAGACCGTTTTGTGGCGGTACATTGTTAGTGGATAAAGTGAAGTACCGACTGCCGTTAGGTCAAGTTGGTTGGATTTTTGCTTCAAAATTAGTAAGCAAGGACATTGATAATATTTTTTCTTTCAGAAGAAAATATATCGCGAACATGACTGTGCCACGCAAGGGATAG
- a CDS encoding type II secretion system protein has product MIIRNNKGFTAVELMIGIGLAAVLTTAIVSTQLMVSRDQVKMSKDLEQSIDKNMAERIVFSDLNGIDPSYNNVLQKDDSGRYFFDYYPDVPANVITDGLERKITLKVTGTQEIYIVVSDLKAGPLLNYDPVKAYNVGAAPADFNQAASLQFVSLNKNNFLTDPGQSNRSAMWQSGKILMLDTPARIRPLVNGTVNMKIAPRSPIFVGSVQGVNLLSDSMIQKVLNLKHPETGVVIANADQFLRNVPSIGGGQSIIRLKGVKIIKYSLKKYEDGRYKTTPAYLYKSEYVGSGVWSEPFLLSDGVAEFSLRRESVLKRMIYFNIKKAEFKDQALTSNSAQSK; this is encoded by the coding sequence ATGATTATAAGAAATAATAAAGGGTTCACTGCAGTAGAACTAATGATTGGGATCGGCCTCGCGGCTGTTCTAACCACAGCGATTGTGTCGACTCAGCTGATGGTTTCCCGTGATCAAGTGAAAATGTCGAAAGATCTTGAACAAAGCATTGATAAAAACATGGCAGAACGGATTGTTTTCTCGGATCTTAACGGGATTGATCCTTCTTACAACAATGTTCTGCAAAAAGATGATAGCGGCCGTTACTTCTTTGATTACTATCCGGATGTCCCTGCCAACGTTATTACGGATGGATTAGAACGAAAAATCACCCTGAAGGTCACTGGGACCCAAGAGATTTATATTGTCGTATCTGATCTTAAAGCAGGTCCGCTATTAAATTATGATCCGGTGAAAGCGTACAATGTGGGCGCAGCACCGGCTGATTTTAATCAAGCTGCAAGCTTGCAATTCGTGTCTTTGAATAAAAATAATTTTTTAACGGATCCGGGGCAGTCCAATCGTTCAGCGATGTGGCAAAGTGGTAAAATTCTTATGCTTGATACGCCAGCGCGTATTCGCCCGCTGGTCAATGGAACTGTTAACATGAAGATTGCTCCGCGCAGTCCTATTTTTGTGGGTTCTGTGCAAGGTGTGAACTTATTAAGTGATTCGATGATTCAAAAAGTATTGAATTTAAAACATCCTGAAACGGGCGTCGTTATCGCTAATGCAGACCAGTTTTTAAGAAACGTTCCTTCAATTGGTGGTGGTCAATCTATCATTCGCTTAAAGGGCGTGAAAATTATTAAATACTCTTTGAAAAAATATGAAGACGGTCGTTATAAAACAACACCCGCGTATCTATATAAATCTGAATACGTAGGAAGCGGTGTGTGGAGCGAGCCATTTCTTCTTTCCGACGGTGTTGCGGAATTTTCGCTGCGACGTGAATCTGTTTTAAAAAGAATGATTTATTTTAATATTAAAAAAGCTGAGTTTAAAGATCAGGCACTGACTTCAAATTCGGCACAAAGTAAGTAA
- the greA gene encoding transcription elongation factor GreA, producing MANPTTDKLPMTIRGKAMLESELKKLLLEERPSVIHAIEEARAQGDISENAEYEAAKERQAMIEGRIAEIQGKLAGAEVIDTAQIKADRIVFGAHVEIVDTESEEEASYQIVGVDESDVKNGMISILSPLARALIGKKVGDTVTVQSPKGDKEFEVLAFKYK from the coding sequence ATGGCTAATCCAACTACAGATAAACTTCCTATGACAATTCGCGGAAAAGCTATGCTTGAATCAGAGCTTAAAAAGCTATTGTTAGAGGAAAGACCTTCCGTAATCCATGCGATTGAAGAAGCCCGTGCCCAAGGTGATATTTCAGAAAATGCTGAATATGAAGCTGCTAAAGAGCGTCAAGCTATGATCGAAGGCCGTATTGCTGAAATTCAAGGCAAATTGGCTGGTGCAGAAGTGATCGACACAGCTCAAATCAAAGCAGATCGCATCGTATTTGGTGCCCATGTTGAAATCGTGGACACGGAATCAGAAGAAGAAGCCAGCTATCAAATCGTAGGCGTTGATGAATCTGATGTTAAAAACGGTATGATTTCTATTTTGTCGCCATTAGCCCGCGCATTGATCGGCAAAAAGGTTGGCGACACAGTGACTGTTCAAAGTCCAAAGGGCGATAAAGAGTTCGAAGTTCTAGCTTTCAAATACAAATAA
- a CDS encoding (2Fe-2S)-binding protein has product MGAKPKTEIICRCNNVSRKTIEEAIRDGAQTLNDIFDATSAGVGPCGGSCRRKLGPLLEHYLKTGQFPETITEDLTGKLPKKD; this is encoded by the coding sequence ATGGGCGCTAAACCGAAAACCGAAATCATCTGCCGCTGCAACAACGTTAGTCGCAAAACTATCGAGGAAGCTATTCGTGATGGTGCCCAAACCTTAAATGATATTTTCGATGCGACTTCTGCAGGGGTGGGACCTTGCGGAGGATCTTGCCGAAGAAAGCTGGGCCCCTTGTTAGAACACTACCTAAAGACAGGGCAGTTTCCGGAAACAATCACTGAAGACCTTACCGGAAAACTTCCTAAAAAAGATTAA
- the gloB gene encoding hydroxyacylglutathione hydrolase translates to MNHRVELIPIFEDNYVFALINEQGHVVLVDPGESTPVEKFLEHNDYDICGILLTHHHNDHIGGVLELVKTFPAPIYAPLKNKTQIPFADHYVKDGDEFSISDMNFKVMELPGHTLGHVAFWNPDKKWLFSGDVLFGLGCGRLFEGTFEQMFESLQKIKALPNETLIYCTHEYTEMNLQFCKMLGNFDDSPITGDDENLELYENELVNKRSLDLPSVPLKLFVEKKVNPFLLASTVKQFSALRELRNKQ, encoded by the coding sequence ATGAATCACAGAGTAGAACTTATACCTATTTTTGAAGACAACTATGTCTTTGCTTTGATCAACGAGCAAGGACATGTGGTGTTGGTGGACCCCGGTGAATCCACCCCTGTTGAAAAATTCCTTGAACATAACGACTATGATATTTGCGGCATTTTACTGACCCACCATCACAATGATCACATCGGTGGGGTTTTAGAATTAGTTAAAACCTTCCCTGCTCCGATTTATGCGCCACTGAAAAATAAAACCCAAATTCCTTTTGCTGATCACTACGTAAAAGATGGCGATGAATTTTCAATTTCTGATATGAACTTTAAAGTGATGGAACTTCCAGGTCACACCCTAGGTCACGTGGCTTTCTGGAATCCGGATAAAAAATGGCTCTTTTCCGGGGACGTGCTTTTTGGTTTAGGTTGTGGAAGATTGTTCGAGGGAACTTTTGAACAAATGTTTGAAAGTTTGCAAAAGATCAAAGCCCTTCCTAACGAAACCTTGATTTACTGCACCCATGAATACACCGAAATGAATCTGCAATTTTGTAAAATGCTTGGTAACTTTGATGATTCGCCCATCACTGGGGATGATGAAAACCTAGAGCTGTATGAAAACGAATTAGTGAACAAACGCAGCCTGGACCTACCCAGTGTTCCTTTAAAACTTTTCGTTGAAAAGAAAGTAAATCCATTTTTACTTGCAAGCACGGTGAAACAGTTCAGTGCTTTGCGAGAGCTGCGTAACAAACAATAA
- a CDS encoding ABC1 kinase family protein: protein MDDKKSAKKQKSLDKIKSSMFSRSLSLAKITLQAGASIAQHGVSSALKNKEAKEENWKRLLQNQASVISSELGELKGSLMKAGQMLSMYGEHFFPPEANELLKSLQSDSAPLSWDAIEPTLKKNLPAEKLALLDVEKEALASASMGQVHRARIKATGETIVLKIQYPNVDRAIDSDLKAIRTLLNTLKLLPRDINMDPVFAEVREMLVQETNYELEAQLTEDFYERLKNDSRYVVPKVLREFSGPKILATSFERGLRADDPLIQSLPQERRNKLALNFLDLYFREVFEWGVVQTDPHSGNYRIRINPQGHDQIVLYDFGATRAYEKDFLIPYRRMVKGTLFNDREMFMKAALELKFIDEKDTDDLKDLFQQFCLETVEPFISYEDPRNNAGQIDKDGNYDWKNTDLPQRLSKKVFQIIRKHSWRTPPREIIFLDRKTGGVFIFLSMLRAKCRGRDLLLKYIEKIK, encoded by the coding sequence ATGGACGACAAAAAATCTGCCAAAAAACAAAAAAGCTTGGATAAGATCAAATCCTCGATGTTTTCACGCAGCTTGTCTTTAGCAAAGATAACTTTGCAGGCAGGGGCTTCTATTGCCCAACATGGCGTCAGTTCAGCTCTTAAAAATAAAGAAGCTAAAGAAGAAAACTGGAAAAGGCTTTTACAGAATCAGGCCTCTGTCATCAGTTCTGAGTTAGGTGAATTAAAGGGAAGCCTCATGAAAGCAGGACAAATGCTTTCTATGTATGGCGAACATTTTTTCCCTCCTGAAGCCAATGAACTTTTAAAATCTCTGCAATCTGATTCAGCGCCCCTTTCTTGGGATGCCATTGAACCGACGTTGAAAAAAAATCTGCCGGCAGAAAAACTGGCACTTTTAGACGTAGAAAAAGAGGCCTTGGCGTCGGCATCGATGGGTCAAGTTCACCGGGCCCGCATCAAAGCCACCGGCGAAACCATCGTTCTAAAAATTCAGTATCCGAATGTAGATCGCGCCATAGATAGCGACTTAAAGGCCATTCGCACACTGTTGAATACATTAAAGTTGTTACCGCGGGATATTAATATGGATCCTGTGTTTGCCGAAGTGCGGGAAATGTTGGTTCAAGAGACGAACTATGAACTGGAAGCTCAATTGACGGAAGACTTTTACGAGCGCCTTAAAAATGACAGTCGTTATGTGGTGCCGAAGGTCCTTCGAGAATTTTCAGGTCCGAAAATTTTAGCGACAAGTTTTGAGCGAGGTTTAAGAGCCGATGACCCTTTGATTCAAAGTTTACCCCAAGAAAGACGCAACAAGCTGGCTTTGAACTTTTTAGATCTTTATTTCCGCGAGGTATTTGAATGGGGGGTGGTGCAGACCGACCCCCACAGCGGAAATTATCGCATTCGCATCAATCCCCAAGGCCATGATCAAATTGTTCTTTATGATTTTGGTGCCACCCGCGCCTATGAAAAGGATTTTTTAATTCCGTACCGTCGCATGGTGAAGGGCACGCTTTTTAATGATCGCGAGATGTTTATGAAGGCGGCTCTAGAACTGAAGTTTATCGACGAAAAAGACACCGATGACCTTAAGGACCTTTTTCAACAGTTCTGCTTAGAAACCGTAGAACCATTTATTTCTTACGAGGACCCTCGCAACAATGCGGGACAAATCGATAAAGACGGCAATTACGATTGGAAAAATACGGATTTACCACAGCGTCTGTCAAAAAAAGTGTTTCAGATTATTCGCAAGCATTCTTGGCGAACGCCTCCGCGGGAAATCATTTTCTTAGATCGTAAAACGGGTGGCGTCTTTATATTCTTATCTATGCTTCGGGCAAAATGTCGTGGCCGAGATTTACTTTTAAAATATATCGAGAAAATAAAATAA
- a CDS encoding EF-hand domain-containing protein: MKTNTNKLAMLVALVALSEGAQAGDKDFPMAVSSATSGESVISAPASGLVTRTGKDNTIIKINNSCFGTNLRGVGNPLAPRATITANLNMVIGGKEYEIMVKYPSQLVTPMGMVAPKIQPMSSSNYKIGKDGGGSAAIFGNTVLLNTPIPAGVTVDSSGKITISDKGSIYLKSYSFEQEVDDCNDKKPVYGSYGYSSEIPTVACGDYMGKSGPVSASFGGISVASDKTSIEVNVAFPGQTGFCGGYWSPLMVFFDDSRPRFDNSSDFPLNPMNKTMWPEANAPGWFVAYDRDKSGLIDKKEELFGDTVSTENGFEVLKKLDSNKDGFIDKKDKTFKKLVLWNDKNGDGISQKEEMLKLAEKVMKISLDYEKGVITPMGHYAEARERSKFWYKDNGKVKTGDIVDIWLSPAPVKLSQN; the protein is encoded by the coding sequence ATGAAAACAAATACAAACAAACTAGCGATGCTGGTTGCCCTGGTTGCCTTATCCGAAGGTGCTCAAGCCGGGGATAAAGATTTCCCTATGGCGGTGAGTTCTGCGACGTCGGGGGAGTCTGTAATCTCAGCTCCGGCTTCGGGATTAGTCACCCGCACCGGAAAAGATAATACGATTATTAAAATCAACAACTCTTGCTTTGGTACCAACCTTCGCGGTGTCGGTAATCCCTTAGCGCCAAGAGCCACGATCACTGCCAACTTGAATATGGTGATTGGTGGAAAAGAATATGAAATTATGGTGAAGTATCCATCTCAGTTGGTCACTCCAATGGGAATGGTGGCGCCAAAGATTCAACCGATGTCTTCAAGCAACTATAAAATCGGAAAAGATGGCGGCGGATCTGCAGCTATTTTTGGTAATACAGTTTTATTAAACACACCGATTCCTGCAGGGGTCACAGTCGACAGCTCAGGTAAAATTACCATCAGCGATAAAGGTTCAATTTATCTAAAATCCTATTCCTTCGAACAAGAGGTGGATGATTGTAATGACAAAAAGCCTGTTTATGGCAGCTATGGATACTCGTCTGAAATTCCAACAGTCGCTTGCGGCGATTACATGGGTAAGTCGGGTCCTGTATCAGCTTCATTTGGTGGAATCTCTGTAGCATCTGATAAAACAAGTATCGAAGTGAACGTGGCTTTTCCAGGTCAAACAGGATTCTGCGGTGGTTACTGGTCGCCACTGATGGTGTTCTTTGATGACAGCCGTCCGCGCTTTGATAACTCAAGTGATTTTCCTTTAAACCCAATGAACAAAACGATGTGGCCGGAAGCAAATGCGCCGGGTTGGTTTGTGGCTTACGATCGAGATAAATCAGGTCTTATCGATAAAAAAGAAGAGCTTTTCGGTGACACAGTTTCTACTGAAAATGGCTTTGAAGTTTTAAAAAAATTAGATAGCAATAAAGATGGTTTCATCGATAAGAAAGATAAGACCTTCAAAAAGCTAGTTCTATGGAATGATAAAAATGGTGATGGTATTTCGCAAAAAGAAGAAATGCTAAAACTTGCAGAAAAAGTAATGAAGATTTCTTTAGACTATGAAAAAGGCGTTATCACACCGATGGGACACTACGCCGAAGCTCGAGAGCGCTCTAAGTTTTGGTATAAAGATAATGGCAAAGTGAAGACAGGGGATATCGTCGATATCTGGTTGTCGCCGGCACCAGTTAAATTGAGTCAAAACTAA